The genomic DNA GCCGATGGCGGCGACGACCATGAGCGTCTTGGAGGCGCCCACCTTCTTCTTCGCCACGAAGGCGCAGGCCGCAGCCACGATCACGGAGACGATGGAGCCCCAGAACATGGGCGCTCCCGCGCCGGACACCATGACGGTCATCAGGCTGTCGACGTGCGTGGGGGCCGTGGTCATCGATGTCGGGTCGGCGTAGTAGCCGAATTGCGCGATCTTCGCCATGGCGCAGGCGATGACGAACACCACGTCGGCCACGATCTGCACGAGGGCCGCGATGAACGTCAGCTGGATGCCCGTCGCCTCGACGGCCTCGTCCTTCTTCAGGATGGAGATCAGCCAGACGGCCGCGGCGCCCAGGAGGCACGCGTTGCCCAGATAGAACGCCACGAGCGCCAGGCCCCACGCGGGACGGGCCGGCATGAGGTAGGAGTGCGCGGTGGCGACCATCATGAGCACGGCAACCGCGAGGGTCGCCCAGGCCAGCGCCTTGGGAACGGGCTTGCCGCCTCGAAGGACCACGAACCATGCGACGATGACGATGGCCAGCGCCACGCATCCGATGAGCTCCTGGGTGATGCCCGACGTGATGTGCCCGAAGCCGTTGAAGATGCGCTCCCAGTGCTCGAGGTGCAGGAAGGCTCCGATGCCGCCTACCACCAGCGAGACGGCGGACGTGATGAGCGCGGTCATCTGCAGGTTCCTGCCCTGGCCCTTGAGCGCCAGGATGGACATGCCGCCCAGCGTGCCGCAGGTCAAGCATACGAACAGCGTGAAGATGACGAGAGGCCACTGCGTTTCCATTACTCATCACCTCCTTCCCAGTGATGGTCGCGTAGGATGTAGGAGTACGACGGCTTGTTGCCCACGTCGGGCAGCTTGTGCACGTCGGCGTCGGTGAACGGCTCCAGGAACTCCACCATCTTGCGGCGCTTGCCCAGCGGGTCCTCGGAGCCCTCGAACGACTCGTAGCCGGCCTCGGTGTCGCCGATCCAGCGGGCGTTGCCGCCGCACTGGCTGACGCACTGGGGCAGCTCGCCCTGCGACAGCTTCTGCTCGCACAGCGTGCACTTCTCGACGACCTTCTCCTCCTCGTTGAGGTAGCGGACGCCGTAGGGGCAGGCCATGACGCAGAACTGGCAGCCGATGCACTTCTCCTTGTCGATCTGGATGGAGCCGTCCTCGGCCACGTGCGACGCCTCGGTGGGGCACACCTTCACGCACTCGGGGTTCTCGCAGTGCTGGCAGCTGATGGGCAGGAAGTACATGTACACGTCGGGGTACTGCCCTGATCCGCCCGGGATGGGGTTCGGCCCCACGCGCACCACTTTGTTCCAGTAGCTGCCGATGGGCACGTTGTTGACCGCCTTGCAGGCGACCGAGCACGCCAGGCAGCCCACGCACCGGTTGAGGTCGGTGATGATAGCCTTCGTCATGGTTTACTCCCTCCCTTCGTAGGTAGGCAGCCATTCCTTCAGACGGGGGTCGTCGGAGGTATGGATGATGGGCGTGCCGGTGGAGTCGCACGGCACGGGGTTGTTGAACGGCGAGTTCTCGGGCGTGGCCTTGTAGATCTTCACCTGGTAGGCGCGCAGGTTGGATGTGCCGGAGTGCGGATCCTGGGCGTAGTGGTCGATCAGCTGGTTCACCTGGGAGAACTGCCAGCCGTGGCCGGCGTCCTTCACCTCGGGGTACCACCACGTGTGCTCGAGGTTGATGACGTCTTCCTTCACGCCGTAGTACAGGTCGGCCACTTCGCGGATCTTGCCCCATTCGGTTTCGATCCACACCCAGTCGCCCTGCTCGATGCCGTACTCGGCGGCCGTCTTCGGGTTGATCTCCACGCGCGGCACGGGCCACAGCTCGCGGCACCAGGGCAGCTGACGATGCTCGGAGTGGAAGTACACCGGGATGCGACGGCCGGTGGTGGCGGTCAGCGGGTACTCCTTGATGCGGTCGCCGTCCTTCGGGCCGTGAGGCGGCTCGGTGTAGGTGGGAAGCCTCCACTCGGGATGGTCGGGATGGTGCGATTCCATGACGGTGGACCAGATCTCCTGCTTCATCGTCGGGGTGAACCAGCCCGGCTTCCAGTCGCCGATGCCCTTGCCGGCCGTGTAGTCGAGGCGGCCCCACACGCGGTCGCGTGCGCGCATCGCGCCGGTCTGGTAGCGGCGGTACGTGCCCCAGTTGCGCGGCTCGATGTCCTTCGCCTGCCACCAGCCGTGCTCCTGGAAGGCCTTGACGTACTCGTCCCACGTCTTGTACTTGGGCGTGACCTCGGCCATCGGAACGCCGTGGCGCTCGAACGTGGGCTTGCCGTTCTCGACGTGCCACGTGGTGTAGGTCAGCTCGTCGTCGGTGAGCAGCTTGATGGAGTCGTCCAGCTGCCAGTTGATGTCGGGCCACTCGTTGCCCGGCTCGTCGGTCCACTTCCAGTTCATGCGGCGGGCGAGGTCCATGACGATCTCGGGATCGTACTTGGCTTCCGCGGGCGGCTGCACGCACTTGACCGTGGCGCCCATGGCGCCGGCGGAACCTTGGCTGGCGCGCGGCGAGTTGAGCTCGATCCAATGGGCCACCGGCAGGATGATGTCGGCGGTGTCGTTCTGCGGCGTGTGCCACAGGTTGAGGTCCACGTAGAAGTCAAGCGAGCACAGGGCCTCCCAGGCGCGCGTGGTGTTCGTCTGGCTCATGAAGTTGCCGGACTCGTTCCAGAGGGCGCGCACCGGGTAGGGGTCGCCCGTGATGACGGCGTCCCACAGCGAATGGCTGTCGCACCAGTACTGCCACCAGCCCAGAAGCGGGAACTTGTCGATGCCGATCTGCTTGCGGTTGACTTCCTCCGGCGGGGTGGTGGCGCCGGGGGCCCAGGCGCTGAAGCCCTGGAGGTCGCCGTCGATGGGGACGATGGTCGGGCCGCGGTTGCCGCCCGGGGTGTCCATGTTGCCGGTGATGCCCACGAGGTTGTCGAAGGCGCTGCAGTTCTGGATGGCGCTGCAGAAGTGCTCGACCGCCAGCATGTACTGGATGCCGCCGTTGCCGTAGCCGGTGGACGGGTCGATGCGCGTGCCGTAGGCCGTGGCCGCCGCCTCGAT from Eggerthella lenta DSM 2243 includes the following:
- a CDS encoding dimethyl sulfoxide reductase anchor subunit family protein, whose product is METQWPLVIFTLFVCLTCGTLGGMSILALKGQGRNLQMTALITSAVSLVVGGIGAFLHLEHWERIFNGFGHITSGITQELIGCVALAIVIVAWFVVLRGGKPVPKALAWATLAVAVLMMVATAHSYLMPARPAWGLALVAFYLGNACLLGAAAVWLISILKKDEAVEATGIQLTFIAALVQIVADVVFVIACAMAKIAQFGYYADPTSMTTAPTHVDSLMTVMVSGAGAPMFWGSIVSVIVAAACAFVAKKKVGASKTLMVVAAIGALATSVMFRVLIYQLGYPVVLMY
- a CDS encoding 4Fe-4S dicluster domain-containing protein — its product is MTKAIITDLNRCVGCLACSVACKAVNNVPIGSYWNKVVRVGPNPIPGGSGQYPDVYMYFLPISCQHCENPECVKVCPTEASHVAEDGSIQIDKEKCIGCQFCVMACPYGVRYLNEEEKVVEKCTLCEQKLSQGELPQCVSQCGGNARWIGDTEAGYESFEGSEDPLGKRRKMVEFLEPFTDADVHKLPDVGNKPSYSYILRDHHWEGGDE
- a CDS encoding molybdopterin-containing oxidoreductase family protein; amino-acid sequence: MGNLTMSRRTFVKTAAITGAAAAAFGASTHTALAEETYSSVSGNDTVAVKTCCRGCGKMECGVKVIVQNGRAIRVEGDEGAFQSMGNCCTKSQSSIQAAYHPDRLHYPMKRTNPKGEEPGWQRISWDEAMQSIVDNFMDIKAKHGGEAIACQVGTSRIWCMHSESILKNMLETPNNVEAWQICKGPRHFATTMVSQFAMSWMETITRPKVYVQWGGASELSNYDDSCRTTVDVASRADVHISVDPRMANMGKEADYWQHLRPGTDGALALAWTNVIIEKKLYDELYVKKWTNAPFLVCEDMEPSGFPTVRTDGSYWDVKTALLKESDIKEGGSPYKFLVYDNNWEKLKAEGVEHEYGAFTWFNADQEGVIDETGGFWEGENYDSEKARQGREAAQDNLLPGQTQGWLPDPMPFDPAIDPALEGEFEITLKDGKTVKVKPVWEHYKARAAEYKPEVAAEITGIPASEIEAAATAYGTRIDPSTGYGNGGIQYMLAVEHFCSAIQNCSAFDNLVGITGNMDTPGGNRGPTIVPIDGDLQGFSAWAPGATTPPEEVNRKQIGIDKFPLLGWWQYWCDSHSLWDAVITGDPYPVRALWNESGNFMSQTNTTRAWEALCSLDFYVDLNLWHTPQNDTADIILPVAHWIELNSPRASQGSAGAMGATVKCVQPPAEAKYDPEIVMDLARRMNWKWTDEPGNEWPDINWQLDDSIKLLTDDELTYTTWHVENGKPTFERHGVPMAEVTPKYKTWDEYVKAFQEHGWWQAKDIEPRNWGTYRRYQTGAMRARDRVWGRLDYTAGKGIGDWKPGWFTPTMKQEIWSTVMESHHPDHPEWRLPTYTEPPHGPKDGDRIKEYPLTATTGRRIPVYFHSEHRQLPWCRELWPVPRVEINPKTAAEYGIEQGDWVWIETEWGKIREVADLYYGVKEDVINLEHTWWYPEVKDAGHGWQFSQVNQLIDHYAQDPHSGTSNLRAYQVKIYKATPENSPFNNPVPCDSTGTPIIHTSDDPRLKEWLPTYEGRE